From a single Apium graveolens cultivar Ventura chromosome 2, ASM990537v1, whole genome shotgun sequence genomic region:
- the LOC141685639 gene encoding uncharacterized protein LOC141685639 has protein sequence MYCYLRNLRSRSVPRIKDNNSILPGYAYTSELLNGSNTQCQDMMRLSRVAYIELCNLFKERGWVQGSRYSTVEEKIAMFLHVISHNDRFIKIKNRFQHSTQAAHKYFHEVLNGMMEFAKEIIVPTSNSNISRRQRELLKKFPGAIGALDGTLVHAIIPADQQARYRGRGRDKYYLCDAAYTNTRGYLTPYRNTRYWLTDFRRQRALSKEEKFNHAHAKLRNVIERAYGVLKARFSILKQMAPYSFSTQRDIVIACIAVHNFIRKKKLEDELFDRCDQASLSVSDGE, from the exons ATGTATTGTTATCTGAGAAATTTGCGCTCGAGAAGTGTGCCAagaataaaagataataattcaATTTTGCCTGGATATGCTTATACATCGGAGTTGTTAAATGGTTCTAATACCCAGTGTCAAGATATGATGCGCCTTTCTCGTGTTGCCTACATTGAACTTTGCAACCTTTTTAAAGAACGTGGTTGGGTTCAAGGTAGTCGATATTCAACAGTAGAGGAAAAAATAGCTATGTTCTTGCATGTTATAAGCCACAATGATCGCTTTATAAAGATTAAAAATAGATTTCAACACTCCACACAAGCAGCACATAAATATTTTCATGAGGTTTTGAATGGAATGATGGAGTTTGCCAAGGAAATTATAGTGCCTACATCAAACTCAAATATTTCAAGGAGACAAAGAGAGCTGCTAAAAAAATTTCCA GGGGCAATTGGAGCACTTGATGGTACACTTGTTCATGCAATCATTCCAGCCGACCAGCAAGCTCGATATAGAGGCCGAGGAAGAG ATAAATATTATCTTTGTGATGCGGCATATACAAATACTCGTGGATATTTAACCCCATATCGTAATACAAGATATTGGTTAACAGATTTTCGTCGTCAGCGTGCTTTAAGTAAAGAAGAAAAATTTAACCATGCACATGCAAAATTAAGAAATGTTATCGAGCGTGCTTATGGTGTGTTAAAGGCAAGATTTTCGATCCTCAAACAGATGGCTCCATATTCATTCTCTACGCAGCGAGATATTGTGATAGCTTGTATTGCAGTTCACAATTTCATAAGAAAGAAAAAACTAGAAGATGAATTATTTGATCGATGTGATCAAGCTTCCTTGTCGGTTAGTGATGGAGAATGA